One part of the Eubalaena glacialis isolate mEubGla1 chromosome 19, mEubGla1.1.hap2.+ XY, whole genome shotgun sequence genome encodes these proteins:
- the GHDC gene encoding GH3 domain-containing protein isoform X3, translating into MLLFLLLFFLLLPLAVLWRRRPSQDAGLSWLVRLQHRVAWGALCWAAAWQRKSLAQSTLHAGQSQQRALRRCLQGAQSPRCPLRGSTDIGIFRNHLPLTKASQLQEEESGGQLLPPTSNQYRGEASLQATLLGLAALKKTCPEVLAPEGTARVTPSSPWPYPLPWPWHALGQLGPAGTKDPRALLLEALRSPGLRALEAGTAVELLDVFLGLEADGEELAEAIAAGNPGASLPRRAAELREALEQGPRGLALRLWPKLQVVVTLDAGGQAEAVAALRALWCQGLAFFSPAYAASGGALGLSLWPEQPHGLYLLPPGGPFIELLPLKEGTREEAAPTVLLAEAQKGKEYELVLTDHTSLTRCRLGDVVQVVGAYNQCPVVRFICRLGQTLSVRGEDTGEDVFSEALGRAVGQWPGARLLDHGCVESSILDSSEGSAPHYEVFVALKGLRNLSEENRDKVHETGTGYDCMSLSLCTPPA; encoded by the exons ATGCTGCTGTTCCTCCTGCTGTTCTTCCTGCTGCTGCCGCTGGCCGTGCTCTGGCGGCGGCGGCCGTCCCAGGATGCCGGGCTGTCCTGGCTGGTCCGTCTCCAGCACCGTGTGGCATGgggggccctgtgctgggcagccGCCTGGCAGCGGAAGAGCCTAGCGCAGAGCACGCTGCACGCGGGCCAGAGCCAGCAGCGGGCCCTGAGGCGGTGTCTGCAGGGAGCCCAGAGTCCCCGCTGCCCCCTCAGGGGAAGCACAG ATATAGGCATCTTCCGGAATCATCTCCCTCTGACCAAGGCCAGCCAGCTCCAGGAGGAAGAAAGTGGAGGGCAGCTCTTGCCCCCTACCTCAAACCAGTACCGTGGGGAGGCCTCTCTGCAG GCCACCTTGCTTGGTCTGGCAGCCCTAAAGAAGACCTGCCCAGAAGTGCTGGCTCCAGAAGGCACGGCCCGTGTAACCCCTTCCTCCCCTTGGCCCTACCCCCTCCCTTGGCCTTGGCATGCACTGGGCCAGTTGGGCCCTGCTGGAACCAAGGACCCTAGGGCCCTGCTGCTGGAGGCACTGAGGTCCCCGGGGCTGCGGGCTCTGGAAGCTGGGACGGCGGTCGAGCTCCTAGACGTCTTCTTGGGCCTGGAGGCCGATGGCGAAGAGCTGGCTGAGGCAATAGCTGCTGGGAACCCAGGAGCATCTCTCCCCAGACGGGCAGCTGAGCTGCGGGAGGCCCTGGAGCAGGGACCCCGAGGACTGGCCCTTCGGCTCTGGCCAAAGCTTCAGGTGGTGGTGACTCTGGATGCAGGAggccaggctgaggctgtggctgCCCTGAGGGCCTTGTGGTGCCAAGGGCTAGCCTTCTTCTCACCTGCTTATGCTGCCTCTGGAG GGGCGTTGGGCCTGAGTCTGTGGCCAGAGCAGCCCCATGGCCTGTACCTCCTGCCCCCTGGAGGCCCCTTTATTGAGCTGCTCCCACTCAAGGAAGGAACCCGGGAAGAGGCTGCCCCCACCGTCCTACTGGCCGAAGCCCAGAAGGGCAAGGAGTACGAACTTGTGCTGACTGACCACACCAGCCTCACCAG GTGCCGCCTGGGTGACGTGGTCCAGGTGGTTGGTGCCTACAATCAGTGTCCGGTCGTCAGGTTCATCTGCAG GCTGGGACAGACCCTGAGTGTTCGAGGCGAAGACACTGGTGAGGACGTGTTCTCTGAGGCCTTGGGCCGGGCGGTGGGGCAGTGGCCAGGGGCCAGGCTGTTGGACCATGGCTGTGTGGAGAGCAGCATTCTGG ATTCCTCCGAGGGTTCTGCTCCCCACTATGAGGTGTTTGTGGCACTGAAGGGGCTAAGGAACTTGTCGGAGGAAAATCGAGACAAGGTACACGAGACAGGGACAGGATATGACTGCATGTCCCTTTCACTCTGCACGCCCCCAG CTTGA
- the GHDC gene encoding GH3 domain-containing protein isoform X1: MLLFLLLFFLLLPLAVLWRRRPSQDAGLSWLVRLQHRVAWGALCWAAAWQRKSLAQSTLHAGQSQQRALRRCLQGAQSPRCPLRGSTDIGIFRNHLPLTKASQLQEEESGGQLLPPTSNQYRGEASLQATLLGLAALKKTCPEVLAPEGTARVTPSSPWPYPLPWPWHALGQLGPAGTKDPRALLLEALRSPGLRALEAGTAVELLDVFLGLEADGEELAEAIAAGNPGASLPRRAAELREALEQGPRGLALRLWPKLQVVVTLDAGGQAEAVAALRALWCQGLAFFSPAYAASGGALGLSLWPEQPHGLYLLPPGGPFIELLPLKEGTREEAAPTVLLAEAQKGKEYELVLTDHTSLTRCRLGDVVQVVGAYNQCPVVRFICRLGQTLSVRGEDTGEDVFSEALGRAVGQWPGARLLDHGCVESSILDSSEGSAPHYEVFVALKGLRNLSEENRDKLDHCLQEASTRYKSLRFRGSVGPAQVHLVGWGAFRELRAALTACPSAPFPPEMPRVLKHRYLAQYLQRRVVS; this comes from the exons ATGCTGCTGTTCCTCCTGCTGTTCTTCCTGCTGCTGCCGCTGGCCGTGCTCTGGCGGCGGCGGCCGTCCCAGGATGCCGGGCTGTCCTGGCTGGTCCGTCTCCAGCACCGTGTGGCATGgggggccctgtgctgggcagccGCCTGGCAGCGGAAGAGCCTAGCGCAGAGCACGCTGCACGCGGGCCAGAGCCAGCAGCGGGCCCTGAGGCGGTGTCTGCAGGGAGCCCAGAGTCCCCGCTGCCCCCTCAGGGGAAGCACAG ATATAGGCATCTTCCGGAATCATCTCCCTCTGACCAAGGCCAGCCAGCTCCAGGAGGAAGAAAGTGGAGGGCAGCTCTTGCCCCCTACCTCAAACCAGTACCGTGGGGAGGCCTCTCTGCAG GCCACCTTGCTTGGTCTGGCAGCCCTAAAGAAGACCTGCCCAGAAGTGCTGGCTCCAGAAGGCACGGCCCGTGTAACCCCTTCCTCCCCTTGGCCCTACCCCCTCCCTTGGCCTTGGCATGCACTGGGCCAGTTGGGCCCTGCTGGAACCAAGGACCCTAGGGCCCTGCTGCTGGAGGCACTGAGGTCCCCGGGGCTGCGGGCTCTGGAAGCTGGGACGGCGGTCGAGCTCCTAGACGTCTTCTTGGGCCTGGAGGCCGATGGCGAAGAGCTGGCTGAGGCAATAGCTGCTGGGAACCCAGGAGCATCTCTCCCCAGACGGGCAGCTGAGCTGCGGGAGGCCCTGGAGCAGGGACCCCGAGGACTGGCCCTTCGGCTCTGGCCAAAGCTTCAGGTGGTGGTGACTCTGGATGCAGGAggccaggctgaggctgtggctgCCCTGAGGGCCTTGTGGTGCCAAGGGCTAGCCTTCTTCTCACCTGCTTATGCTGCCTCTGGAG GGGCGTTGGGCCTGAGTCTGTGGCCAGAGCAGCCCCATGGCCTGTACCTCCTGCCCCCTGGAGGCCCCTTTATTGAGCTGCTCCCACTCAAGGAAGGAACCCGGGAAGAGGCTGCCCCCACCGTCCTACTGGCCGAAGCCCAGAAGGGCAAGGAGTACGAACTTGTGCTGACTGACCACACCAGCCTCACCAG GTGCCGCCTGGGTGACGTGGTCCAGGTGGTTGGTGCCTACAATCAGTGTCCGGTCGTCAGGTTCATCTGCAG GCTGGGACAGACCCTGAGTGTTCGAGGCGAAGACACTGGTGAGGACGTGTTCTCTGAGGCCTTGGGCCGGGCGGTGGGGCAGTGGCCAGGGGCCAGGCTGTTGGACCATGGCTGTGTGGAGAGCAGCATTCTGG ATTCCTCCGAGGGTTCTGCTCCCCACTATGAGGTGTTTGTGGCACTGAAGGGGCTAAGGAACTTGTCGGAGGAAAATCGAGACAAG CTTGACCACTGCCTTCAGGAAGCCTCCACTCGCTACAAGTCCCTGCGGTTCCGGGGCAGCGTGGGCCCTGCCCAAGTCcacctggtggggtggggggccttCAGAGAACTGCGGGCAGCCCTCACTGCCTGCCCCtcagcccccttccctcctgagaTGCCCCGGGTCCTCAAGCACAGGTACCTGGCCCAGTACCTGCAGAGGAGGGTGGTGTCCTGA
- the GHDC gene encoding GH3 domain-containing protein isoform X2 → MLLFLLLFFLLLPLAVLWRRRPSQDAGLSWLVRLQHRVAWGALCWAAAWQRKSLAQSTLHAGQSQQRALRRCLQGAQSPRCPLRGSTDIGIFRNHLPLTKASQLQEEESGGQLLPPTSNQYRGEASLQATLLGLAALKKTCPEVLAPEGTARVTPSSPWPYPLPWPWHALGQLGPAGTKDPRALLLEALRSPGLRALEAGTAVELLDVFLGLEADGEELAEAIAAGNPGASLPRRAAELREALEQGPRGLALRLWPKLQVVVTLDAGGQAEAVAALRALWCQGLAFFSPAYAASGGALGLSLWPEQPHGLYLLPPGGPFIELLPLKEGTREEAAPTVLLAEAQKGKEYELVLTDHTSLTRCRLGDVVQVVGAYNQCPVVRFICRLGQTLSVRGEDTGEDVFSEALGRAVGQWPGARLLDHGCVESSILDSSEGSAPHYEVFVALKGLRNLSEENRDKPMHQAGWKCWELMLSGVTLRQQGTGVGDHRPQLHRPSVGQL, encoded by the exons ATGCTGCTGTTCCTCCTGCTGTTCTTCCTGCTGCTGCCGCTGGCCGTGCTCTGGCGGCGGCGGCCGTCCCAGGATGCCGGGCTGTCCTGGCTGGTCCGTCTCCAGCACCGTGTGGCATGgggggccctgtgctgggcagccGCCTGGCAGCGGAAGAGCCTAGCGCAGAGCACGCTGCACGCGGGCCAGAGCCAGCAGCGGGCCCTGAGGCGGTGTCTGCAGGGAGCCCAGAGTCCCCGCTGCCCCCTCAGGGGAAGCACAG ATATAGGCATCTTCCGGAATCATCTCCCTCTGACCAAGGCCAGCCAGCTCCAGGAGGAAGAAAGTGGAGGGCAGCTCTTGCCCCCTACCTCAAACCAGTACCGTGGGGAGGCCTCTCTGCAG GCCACCTTGCTTGGTCTGGCAGCCCTAAAGAAGACCTGCCCAGAAGTGCTGGCTCCAGAAGGCACGGCCCGTGTAACCCCTTCCTCCCCTTGGCCCTACCCCCTCCCTTGGCCTTGGCATGCACTGGGCCAGTTGGGCCCTGCTGGAACCAAGGACCCTAGGGCCCTGCTGCTGGAGGCACTGAGGTCCCCGGGGCTGCGGGCTCTGGAAGCTGGGACGGCGGTCGAGCTCCTAGACGTCTTCTTGGGCCTGGAGGCCGATGGCGAAGAGCTGGCTGAGGCAATAGCTGCTGGGAACCCAGGAGCATCTCTCCCCAGACGGGCAGCTGAGCTGCGGGAGGCCCTGGAGCAGGGACCCCGAGGACTGGCCCTTCGGCTCTGGCCAAAGCTTCAGGTGGTGGTGACTCTGGATGCAGGAggccaggctgaggctgtggctgCCCTGAGGGCCTTGTGGTGCCAAGGGCTAGCCTTCTTCTCACCTGCTTATGCTGCCTCTGGAG GGGCGTTGGGCCTGAGTCTGTGGCCAGAGCAGCCCCATGGCCTGTACCTCCTGCCCCCTGGAGGCCCCTTTATTGAGCTGCTCCCACTCAAGGAAGGAACCCGGGAAGAGGCTGCCCCCACCGTCCTACTGGCCGAAGCCCAGAAGGGCAAGGAGTACGAACTTGTGCTGACTGACCACACCAGCCTCACCAG GTGCCGCCTGGGTGACGTGGTCCAGGTGGTTGGTGCCTACAATCAGTGTCCGGTCGTCAGGTTCATCTGCAG GCTGGGACAGACCCTGAGTGTTCGAGGCGAAGACACTGGTGAGGACGTGTTCTCTGAGGCCTTGGGCCGGGCGGTGGGGCAGTGGCCAGGGGCCAGGCTGTTGGACCATGGCTGTGTGGAGAGCAGCATTCTGG ATTCCTCCGAGGGTTCTGCTCCCCACTATGAGGTGTTTGTGGCACTGAAGGGGCTAAGGAACTTGTCGGAGGAAAATCGAGACAAG CCCATGCACCAGGCAGGCTGGAAGTGTTGGGAGTTAATGCTCTCAGGAGTGACCCTCAGGCAGCAAGGAACAGGAGTTGGTGATCACAGACCTCAGCTTCATCGTCCCTCAGTGGGACAACTCTGA
- the HCRT gene encoding hypocretin neuropeptide precursor, with the protein MNPPSTKVSWATVTLLLLLLLLPPALLSPGAAAQPLPDCCRQKTCSCRLYELLHGAGNHAAGILTLGKRRPGPPGLQGRLQRLLQASGNHAAGILTMGRRAGAESAPRPCPGRRCPAEATSSVAPGGRSGV; encoded by the exons ATGAATCCTCCCTCTACAAAG GTCTCCTGGGCCACCGtgacgctgctgctgctgctgctgttgctgccgcCTGCACTGCTGTCGCCCGGGGCGGCCGCGCAGCCTCTGCCCGACTGCTGCCGTCAGAAGACGTGCTCCTGCCGCCTCTACGAGCTACTGCACGGCGCGGGCAATCACGCGGCCGGCATCCTCACGCTGGGCAAGCGGCGGCCCGGGCCCCCGGGCCTCCAGGGCCGGTTGCAGCGCCTCCTGCAGGCCAGTGGCAACCACGCGGCCGGCATCCTGACCATGGGCCGCCGCGCAGGCGCAGAGTCAGCGCCGCGCCCCTGCCCCGGGCGCCGGTGTCCCGCTGAGGCTACCTCGTCTGTCGCGCCCGGAGGACGGTCCGGGGTCTGA
- the LOC133080476 gene encoding signal transducer and activator of transcription 5B isoform X4, with the protein MELVRCIRHILYNEQRLVREANNGNSPAGSLADAMSQKHLQINQTFEELRLVTQDTENELKKLQQTQEYFIIQYQESLRIQAQFSQLAQLNPQERLSRETALQQKQVSLEAWLQREAQTLQQYRVELAEKHQKTLQLLRKQQTIILDDELIQWKRRQQLAGNGGPPEGSLDVLQSWCEKLAEIIWQNRQQIRRAEHLCQQLPIPGPVEEMLAEVNATITDIISALVTSTFIIEKQPPQVLKTQTKFAATVRLLVGGKLNVHMNPPQVKATIISEQQAKSLLKNENTRNDYSGEILNNCCVMEYHQATGTLSAHFRNMSLKRIKRSDRRGAESVTEEKFTILFESQFSVGGNELVFQVKTLSLPVVVIVHGSQDNNATATVLWDNAFAEPGRVPFAVPDKVLWPQLCEALNMKFKAEVQSNRGLTKENLVFLAQKLFNSSSSHLEDYNGMSVSWSQFNRENLPGRNYTFWQWFDGVMEVLKKHLKPHWNDGAILGFVNKQQAHDLLISKPDGTFLLRFSDSEIGGITIAWKFDSQERMFWNLMPFTTRDFSIRSLADRLGDLSYLIYVFPDRPKDEVYSKYYTPVPCEPATAKAVDGYVKPQIKQVVPEFVSASADSAGGSATYMDQAPSPAVCPQSHYNMYPQNPDPVIDNDGDFDLDDTMDVARRVEELLGRPMDSQWIPHAQS; encoded by the exons GGTAATTCTCCGGCTGGAAGTCTCGCTGATGCCATGTCCCAGAAACACCTTCAGATCAACCAGACATTTGAGGAGCTGCGACTGGTCACGCAAGACACAGAGAATGAGCTGAAGAAGCTGCAGCAGACTCAAGAGTACTTCATCATCCAATATCAAGAGAGCCTGAGGATCCAGG ctcagttttccCAGCTGGCCCAGCTGAACCCCCAGGAGCGTCTGAGCCGGGAGACGGCCCTCCAGCAGAAGCAGGTGTCCCTGGAGGCCTGGCTGCAGCGCGAGGCCCAGACGCTGCAGCAGTACCGCGTG GAGCTGGCCGAGAAGCACCAGAAGACCCTGCAGCTGCTGCGGAAGCAGCAGACCATCATTCTGGATGACGAGCTGATCCAGTGGAAGCGGCGGCAGCAGCTGGCGGGGAACGGAGGGCCCCCCGAGGGCAGCCTGGACGTGCTGCAATCCTG GTGTGAGAAGTTGGCGGAGATCATCTGGCAGAACCGGCAGCAGATCCGCAGAGCTGAGCACCTCTGCCAGCAGCTGCCCATCCCCGGCCCCGTGGAGGAGATGCTGGCTGAGGTCAACGCCACCATCACAGACATCATCTCAGCCCTGGTGACCAG CACGTTCATCATCGAGAAGCAGCCCCCTCAGGTCCTGAAGACCCAGACCAAGTTCGCAGCCACCGTgcgcctgctggtgggtgggaagCTGAACGTGCACATGAACCCCCCCCAGGTGAAGGCCACCATCATCAGTGAGCAGCAGGCCAAGTCGCTGCTCAAGAACGAGAACACCCGCAA TGATTACAGCGGGGAGATCTTGAACAACTGCTGTGTGATGGAGTATCACCAGGCCACGGGCACCCTCAGCGCTCACTTCAGGAACATG tcCCTGAAACGAATTAAGAGGTCTGACCGTCGTGGAGCGGAGTCGGTGACAGAAGAAAAATTTACAATCCTGTTTGAATCACAGTTCAGTGTTGGTGGAAATGAGCTGGTTTTTCAAgtcaag ACCCTGTCCCTCCCGGTGGTGGTGATTGTTCACGGCAGCCAGGACAACAATGCGACGGCCACTGTTCTCTGGGATAATGCTTTTGCAGAGCCT GGCAGGGTGCCGTTTGCAGTGCCTGACAAAGTCCTGTGGCCGCAGCTGTGCGAGGCGCTCAACATGAAATTCAAGGCCGAAGTGCAGAGCAACCGGGGCCTGACCAAGGAGAACCTCGTGTTCCTGGCGCAGAAGCTGTTCAACAGCAGTAGCAGCCACCTCGAGGACTACAACGGCATGTCCGTGTCCTGGTCCCAGTTCAACAGG GAGAATTTACCAGGACGGAATTACACTTTCTGGCAGTGGTTTGACGGTGTGATGGAAGTGTTAAAAAAACATCTCAAGCCTCATTGGAATGATGG GGCTATCTTGGGTTTCGTGAACAAGCAACAGGCCCACGACCTACTCATTAGCAAGCCTGACGGGACCTTCCTGCTGAGGTTCAGTGACTCTGAAATCGGTGGCATCACCATTGCTTGGAAGTTTGATTCTC AGGAAAGAATGTTTTGGAATCTGATGCCTTTTACCACCAGAGACTTCTCCATCCGGTCCCTGGCTGACCGCTTGGGAGACCTGAGTTACCTTATCTACGTGTTTCCTGACCGGCCAAAAGATGAAGTGTACTCCAAATATTACACCCCAGTTCCCTGCGAGCCTGCCACTG CTAAAGCAGTGGACGGATACGTGAAGCCACAGATCAAGCAAGTGGTCCCTGA GTTTGTGAGCGCCTCTGCGGACTCTGCCGGGGGCAGCGCCACCTACATGGAccaggccccctccccagccgTGTGCCCCCAGTCTCATTATAACATGTACCCACAGAA CCCTGACCCCGTCATTGACAATGATGGGGACTTTGATCTGGACGACACGATGGACGTGGCACGGCGCGTGGAGGAGCTCTTAGGCCGACCTATGGACAGTCAGTGGATCCCCCATGCACAGTCGTGA